Proteins co-encoded in one Desulfovibrio inopinatus DSM 10711 genomic window:
- the nifJ gene encoding pyruvate:ferredoxin (flavodoxin) oxidoreductase has protein sequence MAKKMKTMDGNQAASYVAYAMSETAAIYPITPSSPMAELADEWAAKGTKNIFGQTLEIREMQSEAGAAGAVHGSLAAGALTSTFTASQGLLLMIPNMYKIAGELLPGVFHVSARALAGHALSIFGDHQDVMACRQTGFALLASNSVQEAHDMALVAHLAAIESSVPVMHFFDGFRTSHEVSKIEVLGYDDMAGLVDFDKVAAFKANALNPEHPHIRGTAQNPDIYFQNLEAANVYREKLPGIVADIMAKVSGLTGRPLHLFDYVGSPDAERVIIAMGSGCETIEEVTNHLTASGEKIGLIKVRLYRPFDANALIAALPATATHITVLDRTKEYGCLGEPLYLDVVSACAEKGLNKNIVGGRYGLGSKEFTPGMVKAVYDNMKADAPRNHFTVGIVDDVSHTSLEITEKLDTTPEGTVQCKFWGLGSDGTVGANKQAIKIIGDKTDLYAQGYFAYDSKKSGGITVSHLRFGSKPIQSTYLVESADYIACHNPSYVNLYDVLEGIKEGGTFVLNSSWSAEDMEKKLPASMRKVIATKKLKFYTIDAVAIAGKVGLGGRINMIMQTAFFKLANVIDFEKAIALLKDSIKDAYGKKGDKIVNMNIAAVDDAAANLVAIDYPASWAEATDSAKPEKDVPDFVKNVMQPMLAQKGDSLPVSAFEPDGRFPVGTTKYEKRGVAILVPEWIADNCIQCNQCAFVCPHSALRPVLATTEELSGAPASFTTQDAKGKELKGMQFRLQVNALDCLGCGNCADICPSKEKALVMKPIATQTEDQVPNFDFSETISFKDSLLKRDSLKGSQLQQSLMEYSGACSGCGETPYVKLLTQLFGERMVVANATGCSSIWGASAPSFPYCVNKEGHGPAWGNSLFEDAAEFGFGMEMAVSKRRERLIDLVTEAVATDIPADLKDAMNSWLSGVGSPEVSKTAGDAVRSALAGMAEKSDLLKQIESMGDLFTKKSIWIFGGDGWAYDIGYGGLDHVLASGEDINVLVMDTEVYSNTGGQASKATPTGSVAKFAAAGKKTGKKDLARMAMSYGYVYVAAVSMGANKQQLLKAFTEAESYPGPSIILCYAPCINQGIRKGMGKTQLESKLAVDCGYWPLFRYNPTLADKGENPMSLDSKTPDGSLQDFLSGENRYAMLERFMPEISKELRCEIERQVNERYVLLKALADQKPVKTLCHDIGLTLPGEPADDATCDATSTAEHDRPGSGAACDDGRSGA, from the coding sequence ATGGCGAAAAAAATGAAAACGATGGACGGCAACCAGGCCGCTAGCTACGTGGCATATGCCATGAGCGAGACGGCGGCCATCTATCCCATTACGCCTTCCTCACCTATGGCTGAACTGGCTGATGAATGGGCAGCCAAAGGGACGAAGAATATCTTCGGACAAACTCTGGAAATTAGAGAAATGCAGTCCGAAGCCGGGGCAGCCGGTGCCGTACATGGTTCTCTCGCAGCAGGGGCTTTGACCAGTACCTTTACAGCCTCGCAAGGCTTGTTGCTCATGATCCCCAACATGTACAAAATCGCTGGCGAACTTTTGCCCGGCGTTTTTCATGTTTCGGCCCGAGCATTGGCTGGGCATGCGCTGTCCATTTTTGGTGATCATCAGGACGTTATGGCGTGCCGGCAGACCGGATTCGCCTTGCTGGCGTCCAACTCGGTCCAGGAAGCGCACGATATGGCGCTCGTCGCCCACCTTGCCGCTATTGAATCGAGTGTTCCGGTGATGCACTTCTTCGACGGCTTCCGGACGTCGCATGAAGTCTCGAAGATTGAAGTGCTTGGTTATGATGATATGGCCGGATTGGTTGATTTCGATAAAGTCGCGGCATTCAAGGCCAATGCGCTGAACCCGGAACATCCGCATATTCGTGGTACGGCTCAGAACCCGGATATTTATTTCCAGAACCTTGAAGCCGCCAACGTCTATCGGGAAAAGCTTCCGGGTATTGTCGCCGATATTATGGCGAAGGTCTCCGGACTTACCGGCCGTCCGTTGCATTTGTTTGACTATGTGGGCAGCCCCGACGCCGAACGCGTGATCATCGCGATGGGCTCCGGTTGTGAAACCATCGAAGAAGTCACCAACCATCTCACCGCGAGCGGTGAAAAAATTGGCCTCATCAAAGTGCGTCTGTATCGTCCTTTTGATGCCAATGCCCTGATTGCGGCTCTGCCGGCAACCGCCACGCACATCACGGTGTTGGATCGGACCAAAGAATATGGTTGCTTGGGTGAACCGCTGTATCTTGATGTTGTTTCAGCTTGTGCCGAGAAGGGACTGAACAAGAACATTGTTGGCGGCCGTTACGGTTTGGGTTCTAAAGAATTCACTCCGGGTATGGTTAAAGCGGTTTACGATAACATGAAAGCCGATGCTCCGCGGAATCATTTCACCGTGGGGATTGTCGACGATGTCAGCCACACGTCTCTGGAGATCACGGAAAAACTCGACACGACTCCCGAAGGCACCGTGCAGTGCAAGTTCTGGGGATTGGGTTCGGATGGAACCGTTGGCGCCAACAAGCAGGCCATCAAGATCATTGGTGACAAAACCGATCTCTATGCTCAAGGCTATTTTGCCTATGACTCGAAAAAATCTGGTGGGATTACCGTCTCGCACTTGCGTTTCGGCTCGAAGCCCATCCAGTCGACCTACCTTGTTGAATCCGCTGATTACATTGCTTGCCACAACCCGAGCTATGTCAATCTCTACGACGTGCTTGAAGGCATCAAGGAAGGCGGAACCTTCGTCTTGAACAGCTCGTGGTCGGCCGAAGACATGGAAAAGAAGTTGCCGGCTTCCATGCGTAAAGTCATTGCGACGAAGAAACTCAAGTTCTACACGATTGATGCTGTTGCTATTGCCGGCAAAGTTGGCCTTGGTGGACGCATCAACATGATCATGCAGACCGCCTTTTTCAAATTGGCCAATGTTATTGACTTTGAAAAGGCCATTGCTCTGCTCAAAGACTCCATTAAAGATGCCTACGGCAAGAAAGGCGATAAGATTGTCAACATGAACATCGCGGCCGTGGATGATGCGGCGGCCAATCTTGTTGCCATCGATTACCCGGCGTCATGGGCCGAGGCGACCGACTCCGCCAAGCCGGAAAAAGACGTACCCGACTTCGTCAAAAACGTCATGCAACCCATGCTTGCCCAGAAAGGCGACAGCCTTCCGGTCAGCGCTTTCGAACCCGACGGACGTTTTCCCGTGGGGACCACCAAATATGAAAAACGTGGTGTTGCCATTCTCGTTCCGGAATGGATTGCCGACAACTGCATTCAGTGCAACCAATGTGCATTCGTTTGTCCGCACAGTGCCTTGCGCCCGGTGTTGGCTACCACCGAGGAATTGTCTGGAGCTCCGGCGTCATTTACGACTCAGGACGCAAAAGGCAAAGAACTCAAAGGGATGCAGTTTCGCCTTCAGGTCAATGCGCTCGACTGCTTGGGCTGTGGAAACTGTGCCGATATCTGCCCGTCCAAGGAAAAAGCCTTGGTCATGAAGCCCATTGCGACGCAAACCGAAGATCAGGTTCCGAACTTTGATTTCTCCGAAACCATTTCCTTTAAGGATTCGCTGCTCAAACGTGATTCGCTGAAAGGCAGTCAGTTGCAGCAGTCTCTTATGGAATACTCGGGTGCCTGCTCGGGATGTGGTGAAACTCCTTATGTCAAACTGCTGACCCAACTGTTTGGCGAACGTATGGTCGTCGCCAACGCCACGGGATGTTCCTCCATTTGGGGGGCCTCGGCGCCTTCGTTCCCGTATTGCGTGAATAAGGAAGGACATGGTCCGGCATGGGGCAACTCGCTGTTCGAAGACGCTGCCGAGTTCGGTTTTGGTATGGAAATGGCCGTGTCGAAGCGTCGGGAACGATTGATCGACCTGGTGACTGAAGCTGTTGCCACGGACATCCCTGCCGATCTCAAAGATGCCATGAACTCTTGGTTGTCTGGAGTCGGTTCGCCCGAAGTATCCAAAACTGCTGGGGATGCGGTTCGTTCCGCATTGGCCGGTATGGCAGAGAAGAGCGATCTGTTGAAGCAGATTGAATCCATGGGCGATTTGTTCACCAAGAAATCCATTTGGATCTTCGGCGGTGACGGCTGGGCTTACGATATCGGATATGGTGGACTCGACCACGTGCTGGCATCGGGTGAAGACATCAACGTGTTGGTGATGGACACCGAAGTCTATTCCAATACGGGCGGTCAGGCCTCGAAGGCGACTCCGACCGGATCGGTGGCCAAGTTTGCCGCGGCCGGGAAGAAAACAGGGAAAAAGGATTTGGCTCGTATGGCCATGTCCTATGGGTATGTCTATGTGGCTGCTGTTTCCATGGGCGCCAACAAGCAACAATTGCTTAAGGCGTTCACCGAAGCGGAAAGCTATCCTGGACCCTCGATTATCTTGTGTTATGCGCCGTGTATCAACCAAGGCATTCGCAAGGGCATGGGCAAAACCCAATTGGAATCCAAATTGGCCGTTGATTGTGGCTATTGGCCTTTGTTCCGCTACAATCCGACCTTGGCCGACAAGGGTGAAAATCCCATGTCGCTCGATTCCAAAACCCCGGATGGAAGCTTGCAGGATTTTCTCTCCGGAGAAAACCGCTATGCCATGCTTGAGCGTTTCATGCCTGAAATCTCCAAGGAATTGCGTTGTGAGATCGAACGTCAGGTGAATGAACGCTATGTACTGCTTAAAGCACTGGCCGATCAGAAACCCGTCAAGACATTGTGTCACGACATCGGTCTGACCTTGCCGGGAGAGCCCGCTGATGATGCGACATGTGATGCCACATCAACGGCGGAACACGACCGGCCGGGAAGCGGCGCGGCCTGTGATGACGGCCGATCCGGTGCCTAG
- a CDS encoding ABC-F family ATP-binding cassette domain-containing protein, protein MITLISLQNVSITFAAHPLFTDLSLGIGKQERVGLIGANGSGKSTLLGILAGHILPDTGERFVLRQARLAYLAQEDELDPTKTVEEIVAEPLHNEHVPAEELYTRVGIALGKAGFMDRTQHVDQLSGGWRKRLALARELVKGPDILLLDEPTNHLDLESILWLEELLLSLDCGYVVISHDRSFLENVTTRTIELGRGYADGYLSVDASYSRFLEKREEYRQGMVGYEQTLANKVRREIEWLRRGPKARSTKAKYRKDEAGRLQEELARTRRLTADTGKAGIDFTATDRKTKRLVVAEDISKTLGGKTLFNGLDVVLSPGSRLGLVGLNGSGKTTLLRTLAREIEPDTGTVSFAPNVQTVVFDQNREQLDTTVSLKQALSPHGDSVIYRDRPLHVVSWAKRFLFKPEQLPLPVAELSGGEQARVLIARLMLQPADILFLDEPTNNLDIETLEVLEESLVEFSGSIVLISHDRYFLDRVSTQLLGLDGHGNAIWYADYDQWDDERKARAKVKTKVKTGNTESKPAKAKPKKLSYKEQRELDGMEDAIFEAESELETVTAQLHDPAIACDAEKLPEIVAQHERAQAEVDRLYARWEELEAKRLELAGEG, encoded by the coding sequence ATGATAACGCTTATTTCCCTGCAAAATGTATCGATCACGTTTGCCGCACATCCTTTGTTTACGGATTTGTCTTTAGGAATAGGAAAACAGGAGCGAGTCGGTCTTATTGGAGCCAACGGCTCAGGGAAGTCCACATTGCTTGGAATTCTCGCTGGTCATATCCTTCCCGACACGGGAGAACGGTTTGTCTTACGCCAGGCACGACTTGCCTATCTTGCGCAAGAAGATGAACTTGACCCGACGAAAACCGTTGAAGAGATTGTTGCCGAGCCGCTTCATAACGAGCATGTTCCAGCGGAAGAACTCTATACTCGTGTTGGTATCGCTCTCGGCAAGGCCGGATTTATGGATCGAACACAACATGTCGATCAATTATCCGGAGGATGGCGCAAGCGACTTGCTTTAGCTCGCGAGCTTGTCAAAGGACCCGATATTCTCCTGTTGGACGAACCGACCAACCATCTTGACCTTGAATCGATCTTGTGGCTGGAAGAACTCCTTCTCTCGCTTGATTGCGGGTATGTTGTGATTAGCCATGACCGTTCATTCCTTGAAAATGTCACGACACGAACTATTGAATTAGGTCGAGGATACGCCGATGGATATTTAAGCGTCGACGCCTCGTACAGTCGGTTTCTGGAAAAACGGGAAGAGTACCGTCAGGGTATGGTGGGGTATGAGCAGACCCTGGCGAACAAAGTACGACGTGAGATTGAATGGTTGCGGCGTGGTCCCAAAGCCCGTTCAACCAAAGCCAAGTATCGCAAGGATGAAGCCGGGCGATTGCAGGAAGAGCTTGCCCGAACTCGCCGGTTGACGGCCGATACCGGGAAAGCCGGCATCGACTTTACGGCAACAGATCGCAAGACGAAACGCCTTGTTGTTGCTGAAGACATTTCCAAAACACTCGGTGGAAAGACGTTGTTCAACGGTCTCGACGTCGTTCTGTCTCCGGGAAGTCGTCTCGGACTGGTAGGTTTGAATGGCAGTGGAAAAACGACGTTGTTGCGTACGTTGGCCCGAGAGATAGAGCCCGATACGGGAACGGTGTCGTTTGCACCCAATGTGCAGACGGTTGTTTTCGATCAAAATCGTGAACAGCTCGATACGACCGTCAGCCTCAAACAGGCATTGTCGCCACATGGAGATTCCGTCATTTACCGTGATCGGCCATTGCATGTGGTGAGCTGGGCCAAACGATTTTTGTTCAAACCGGAACAACTTCCTTTACCTGTTGCCGAGTTGTCTGGTGGAGAGCAAGCGCGGGTTCTTATTGCTCGCCTTATGTTGCAGCCAGCGGATATTTTATTTCTCGATGAACCGACCAACAATCTTGATATCGAAACGCTGGAAGTCCTTGAAGAGAGTCTTGTCGAATTCTCCGGATCGATCGTTCTGATCAGCCACGACCGGTATTTTCTCGATCGCGTATCAACTCAATTGCTTGGACTGGATGGACATGGCAATGCTATCTGGTACGCCGATTACGACCAATGGGACGATGAACGCAAAGCCCGGGCAAAGGTCAAAACAAAAGTCAAAACCGGTAACACAGAATCAAAGCCGGCCAAGGCCAAGCCCAAAAAACTGAGCTATAAAGAACAGCGTGAACTTGATGGCATGGAAGACGCGATTTTTGAAGCGGAATCCGAATTGGAAACAGTGACTGCACAGTTACATGATCCTGCTATTGCGTGTGATGCTGAGAAGTTGCCCGAGATTGTTGCCCAACATGAACGCGCTCAAGCCGAAGTAGACCGACTCTATGCACGGTGGGAAGAATTGGAGGCGAAACGCCTGGAACTTGCTGGAGAAGGGTGA